From a single Adhaeribacter swui genomic region:
- a CDS encoding S41 family peptidase — translation MKNLIIKPLLFLILLLNLTACEETLVGPTTPNNPEQNFETLWHEYDRLSAFISVKNVDWNALYQQYRPQVKPTTTDAELFKIFSDMLAHFNDGHLTIMAPGPNPMRYDGGIVSQLQHDDFSLQVVKDQYLTEVKDYSQSITYGKLSPELGYIHLRDSGLDEKYYAKAMDTLLDYMKNTDGLVLDLRDFEGGYDKSSAYIAGRFATSKNFFMTSRKRNGPNHTDFTAPVKWYVQPEGKSQYTKPLVVLTNRWTASSGEILLWALKAGKPFVQIGDTTLGCYSDQARRELPNGWYYTISVNDIRPADGKSYEGIGIAPDVLVKNTKAEVLGGKDRVLERALATIH, via the coding sequence ATGAAAAATTTAATCATAAAACCGCTGCTATTTTTAATTCTGCTTCTCAATCTAACCGCTTGCGAAGAAACGCTGGTGGGACCAACTACCCCTAATAACCCGGAGCAAAATTTTGAAACTTTGTGGCACGAGTACGACCGCTTATCGGCTTTTATCTCGGTTAAAAACGTAGACTGGAACGCACTTTATCAACAGTACCGCCCGCAGGTAAAACCCACTACCACCGATGCCGAATTATTTAAAATTTTCTCGGATATGTTGGCGCATTTTAACGACGGCCATCTTACCATAATGGCGCCGGGCCCAAACCCCATGCGCTACGATGGGGGCATTGTAAGCCAATTACAGCACGACGATTTCTCGTTGCAGGTAGTAAAAGATCAGTATCTCACCGAAGTAAAAGATTACAGCCAATCCATTACTTACGGCAAACTCTCCCCCGAGCTAGGTTATATCCATTTGCGTGATTCCGGGTTAGATGAAAAGTACTACGCTAAAGCCATGGATACCCTATTAGATTATATGAAAAATACCGACGGTTTAGTACTGGATCTGCGCGATTTTGAGGGCGGTTACGATAAAAGTAGTGCCTATATTGCCGGCCGGTTTGCTACCTCAAAAAACTTTTTTATGACCTCGCGCAAACGCAACGGCCCTAATCATACCGACTTTACAGCTCCGGTAAAATGGTACGTACAACCCGAAGGCAAAAGCCAGTACACCAAGCCACTAGTAGTATTAACCAACCGCTGGACAGCCAGTTCCGGAGAAATTCTGCTGTGGGCTTTAAAAGCCGGAAAACCCTTTGTGCAAATTGGCGATACTACCTTGGGTTGCTACTCCGACCAAGCCCGCCGCGAGCTACCGAACGGCTGGTACTACACCATCAGTGTAAACGACATTAGGCCCGCCGATGGTAAAAGCTACGAAGGAATCGGTATTGCTCCGGATGTCCTGGTAAAAAACACCAAAGCCGAAGTACTTGGCGGCAAGGACCGGGTATTGGAAAGAGCCCTAGCAACCATTCACTAA
- a CDS encoding S41 family peptidase, with protein sequence MKLLTYLKRCLFSSLFALGSYQGLSQTTHSTPVPDPTKQFTPAQLQADLKLMRTILDESHPGFYRYTSKERFDVLFDSIGNTLNRPMTQQEFYVAATPIIAAIKEGHIKYMPHERQHWQYYYNLDQLFPLDLYFTGKQAHLVRNNAGLNNIPLGAEIVAINGQPIADLITKLLPTVYFADGNSQAIKYQSLTNFFPFYYGTYIGASARYTITYRERNSTGEVKTAEVPAITLATIQQLEKEKESQKPKQLPMRLAYKDHSTAVLRIDNFNIYKDQMDVKKFYRDAFWQINAKNIQNLIIDVRGNEGGIDRWGSLLYSYLTPKPFRYYNKVRVAQKKKFSFAEHIAWVPKMFSLYRRFFITKSKDGHYTFSFKKTLKEQKPQRNPFKGDVYVLTDGYSFSVTSEFAAIAHYNKRATFVGRETGGGYYGNTSGFFVVAVLPNTGIEVATPQWDYHMAVSGYPYKDRGVLPDHEVIPTIDDVLQQRDAEMDFTLDLIRKKKLSSAANK encoded by the coding sequence ATGAAACTTTTAACCTACTTGAAACGCTGTTTATTCTCTTCGCTGTTTGCCCTGGGCTCGTACCAAGGCCTGAGCCAGACCACCCACTCCACCCCGGTACCGGACCCGACGAAACAATTTACCCCCGCGCAATTGCAGGCCGATTTAAAACTCATGCGCACCATACTGGATGAGTCGCACCCGGGCTTTTACCGCTATACCTCCAAAGAACGGTTCGATGTACTCTTCGATAGCATCGGTAATACCCTGAACCGGCCCATGACCCAGCAGGAATTTTATGTTGCGGCTACGCCCATTATTGCGGCTATCAAAGAAGGCCACATTAAGTACATGCCCCACGAGCGCCAACACTGGCAATATTATTACAATCTGGATCAGCTTTTCCCCCTGGACCTGTACTTTACCGGCAAACAAGCGCACCTGGTCCGGAATAATGCTGGCCTGAATAACATTCCTTTGGGAGCCGAAATCGTTGCTATCAACGGCCAACCCATAGCCGATCTCATAACTAAGCTGTTGCCCACCGTGTATTTTGCCGACGGGAATAGCCAGGCGATTAAGTACCAATCCTTAACCAACTTTTTCCCTTTTTACTACGGTACTTACATTGGGGCATCTGCCCGTTATACCATTACTTACCGGGAACGAAACTCTACTGGCGAAGTAAAAACGGCGGAGGTGCCCGCCATTACTTTGGCTACCATTCAGCAACTCGAAAAAGAAAAAGAAAGCCAGAAGCCGAAGCAATTGCCCATGCGTTTGGCGTACAAAGACCATAGCACCGCCGTCCTGCGCATCGATAATTTTAATATTTACAAAGACCAGATGGATGTAAAAAAGTTTTACCGCGATGCTTTCTGGCAGATAAATGCAAAGAACATTCAAAACCTGATTATCGATGTGCGGGGCAACGAAGGGGGGATTGATCGTTGGGGTTCTTTGCTGTATTCGTATCTCACGCCAAAGCCGTTCCGGTATTACAATAAGGTGCGGGTAGCTCAAAAGAAGAAATTCAGCTTTGCCGAACACATTGCCTGGGTGCCTAAGATGTTCTCGCTTTACCGCCGCTTTTTTATTACCAAAAGCAAAGACGGGCATTATACCTTTTCCTTCAAGAAAACTTTAAAAGAGCAAAAGCCCCAGCGTAATCCGTTTAAAGGCGACGTGTACGTGTTAACGGATGGCTACAGCTTTTCAGTAACTTCGGAATTTGCCGCTATTGCCCATTATAATAAGCGCGCTACGTTTGTGGGCCGCGAAACCGGCGGGGGGTATTACGGTAATACCAGCGGTTTTTTTGTGGTGGCGGTGTTACCGAACACCGGTATAGAAGTAGCCACGCCGCAATGGGATTACCACATGGCGGTATCGGGTTATCCTTACAAAGATCGGGGCGTATTACCCGACCACGAAGTGATTCCTACCATCGACGATGTTCTGCAACAGCGCGATGCCGAAATGGATTTTACCCTGGATTTAATCCGTAAAAAAAAGTTAAGCTCGGCCGCTAACAAATAA
- a CDS encoding helix-turn-helix domain-containing protein produces the protein MSVQAVQYILVGGALQGVCLAFLLATRKANQLANKLLAALILLISAQSVLVAFDTREFFLAFPHLSKVGWLLPTLFAPLIYLFIQKLTAKRPRIKPVDGVHFLPFLLTFVYLLPYFLKSTAEKIAYLSNFELARKDDFGFLGQITLFLILLYLALSLWELKKYRHKIENTFSEVEQIRLQWLRQFIYALLSILFVASVAFYAQKWGLPVLTIIYKYHLHYFGVVFLIYWVGYKTLSQPRIFLDKPSAKPKNAAILLETAPVLAAPMKEKEPIIIQASETPAPANSKYQKSVLKPEDSQLYLNQLLEYMEQEKPYRQSNLTIQELADTMQMPKHHLSQVINERLGKNFYDFINQYRVAEAQLLLVDPKYRHLTNLAVAEEAGFNSKATFNAVFKKQTGQTPSEYVKNQHQNRPNLAD, from the coding sequence ATGTCTGTTCAGGCGGTTCAATATATCTTGGTGGGAGGTGCGCTGCAAGGCGTTTGCCTCGCCTTTTTATTAGCTACCCGGAAGGCCAACCAATTAGCTAATAAGTTATTAGCGGCGCTTATCTTGCTTATTTCGGCACAATCGGTGTTAGTGGCTTTTGATACCCGCGAGTTTTTTCTGGCATTTCCGCATTTAAGCAAAGTAGGGTGGTTGCTGCCTACGCTGTTCGCCCCGCTCATTTACTTGTTCATTCAAAAACTAACGGCTAAACGCCCAAGGATTAAACCGGTAGATGGCGTTCATTTTCTCCCGTTTTTATTAACGTTTGTTTACTTATTGCCCTATTTTCTAAAATCTACCGCCGAAAAAATAGCATATCTCAGCAATTTTGAACTGGCCCGCAAAGACGACTTTGGCTTTTTAGGGCAAATTACCTTGTTCCTGATCTTGCTCTACCTGGCGCTGTCGTTATGGGAATTAAAAAAATACCGGCACAAAATAGAAAATACCTTTTCGGAAGTGGAGCAAATCCGGTTACAATGGCTGCGGCAGTTTATCTATGCCTTACTCAGCATTCTGTTTGTGGCATCGGTGGCTTTTTACGCGCAGAAATGGGGTTTGCCGGTTTTAACCATTATCTATAAATACCACCTGCACTACTTCGGCGTAGTCTTCCTGATTTACTGGGTGGGTTACAAAACCTTGTCGCAGCCGCGCATTTTTTTAGATAAGCCCAGTGCTAAACCAAAAAACGCAGCTATTCTGCTGGAAACCGCCCCAGTGCTAGCTGCTCCGATGAAGGAAAAAGAGCCAATAATAATACAAGCTTCAGAAACGCCCGCACCAGCGAATTCAAAATACCAGAAATCGGTGTTAAAGCCCGAGGATAGCCAGTTGTACCTCAATCAATTATTGGAATATATGGAGCAGGAAAAGCCTTACCGGCAAAGTAACCTAACCATTCAGGAACTGGCTGATACCATGCAGATGCCGAAGCACCATTTATCGCAAGTAATTAATGAGCGGCTGGGCAAAAATTTTTACGACTTTATCAACCAATACCGGGTAGCCGAAGCGCAATTGTTATTGGTAGATCCCAAATACCGGCACCTCACCAACCTGGCCGTGGCCGAAGAAGCCGGGTTTAATTCTAAAGCTACTTTTAACGCCGTTTTTAAAAAACAGACCGGCCAAACACCTTCGGAATACGTGAAAAACCAGCATCAGAACCGTCCGAACTTAGCGGATTAG
- a CDS encoding aspartate kinase, protein MLTIEKIGGTSMSALDKVLENIIYHGRTGDQLYNRVFVVSAFAGVTNLLLENKKTGEPGVYHHIVGHKDFHQSLNLVSEKLQEINKSYEHLGLNVEVANNFIRQRLHEAQQFLENLVNVLASGYVSAESILQAAREILASIGEAHSAFNFVNILQNQGVNATLVDLSGFHDHEPYTIDERIAHSLQGIDFEKTITIVTGYTKGTEGIMREFDRGYSEVTFCKIAVALKPQEAIIHKEYHLSSADPALVGLENCVPVVNTNYDVADQLADVGMEAIHPKASKPLEINGINLRIKNTFEPDHPGTLITRDYVWPNKRVEVITGTNKVIILDIYDPLMVGTVGSDFAVMQAFQQFGISYIFKATSANSISMVIWAKDYKPDLKQALETQFQEVTVEEVAIVCMIGSNIDQPGVLAKAAGALAENSINIKSAGFSLRKVNVQFVVAREDFKAAVVALNKTMFF, encoded by the coding sequence ATGCTTACTATTGAAAAAATTGGCGGCACTAGTATGAGTGCGCTGGACAAAGTTTTAGAAAATATCATTTATCATGGTCGTACCGGTGACCAGCTCTACAACCGGGTATTTGTGGTATCGGCTTTTGCCGGAGTTACCAATTTGCTCCTCGAAAATAAAAAAACCGGTGAACCCGGCGTTTACCACCATATTGTGGGGCACAAAGATTTTCACCAGTCGTTAAACCTGGTATCCGAAAAGCTACAAGAAATTAATAAAAGCTACGAGCACCTGGGCCTAAACGTAGAAGTAGCCAATAATTTTATCCGGCAGCGTTTACACGAAGCACAGCAATTCCTGGAAAACCTAGTTAATGTGCTGGCCTCCGGTTACGTAAGCGCCGAAAGCATTTTACAAGCGGCCCGCGAGATTTTAGCCTCCATCGGCGAAGCGCATTCGGCTTTTAATTTTGTGAATATCCTACAGAACCAGGGCGTGAACGCTACTCTGGTAGATTTAAGCGGGTTCCACGACCACGAGCCGTATACCATTGATGAGCGCATTGCGCATTCGCTGCAAGGCATTGATTTTGAAAAAACCATTACCATCGTTACTGGCTATACCAAAGGCACCGAAGGCATTATGCGGGAATTCGACCGGGGTTATTCCGAAGTAACCTTTTGTAAAATAGCCGTGGCCTTAAAACCGCAGGAAGCCATTATTCACAAAGAATACCACTTATCTTCCGCCGACCCGGCTTTGGTGGGCCTGGAAAACTGCGTGCCGGTAGTAAATACTAATTACGATGTGGCCGACCAACTAGCCGATGTGGGCATGGAAGCTATTCACCCGAAGGCCAGCAAACCTTTGGAAATAAATGGCATTAATCTGCGCATTAAAAATACCTTTGAACCCGACCATCCGGGCACTTTAATTACCCGCGACTACGTGTGGCCCAACAAGCGCGTAGAGGTAATTACCGGCACCAACAAAGTGATTATCCTGGATATTTACGATCCTTTAATGGTGGGCACCGTAGGTTCCGACTTTGCCGTGATGCAGGCTTTCCAGCAGTTTGGCATCAGTTATATTTTTAAAGCTACCAGCGCTAACAGCATTTCTATGGTTATCTGGGCCAAAGATTATAAACCGGATTTAAAACAAGCCTTGGAAACCCAGTTCCAGGAAGTAACCGTGGAAGAAGTAGCCATTGTGTGCATGATTGGCTCCAACATCGATCAGCCAGGGGTATTGGCGAAAGCTGCCGGGGCTTTAGCCGAAAATAGTATTAATATCAAGAGTGCCGGCTTCTCGCTCCGGAAAGTAAATGTGCAGTTTGTAGTGGCCCGCGAAGATTTTAAAGCGGCGGTTGTAGCGTTGAATAAGACGATGTTTTTTTAA
- a CDS encoding DUF3320 domain-containing protein produces the protein MTAVSQVSTRLEASRRDLLDLSLRNPLLNYRPLQAKGVEIVNEVPAEVYRLLVTEGKAMTFLALDSKTANSILDTIQNPLADRKSPGETITITPAQTDNKLQTRETTAKLENRLLQTYHASRLFVEEQGINILYLALGTLTWYEASNTEDARQAPLLLIPVELVRSSARERFQLRYTGGEVGENLSLIAKMKADFDLHIPELPDTEEVDVTGYFDEVWKEIVGRKGWLINSTAIALGFFSFGKFMMYNDLDAANWSDEKGPARHPLLQALLHENGFQEPAPLISDEDHLDPHLNPTEVRQVVDADSSQTLAILDVNQGRNLIIQGPPGTGKSQTITNLISEAIGQGKTVLFVAEKMAALEVVKRRLDKVGLGEACLELHSHKTNKKEVTKELARTLNLGKPKVKEQESELNLLLQLRERLNSYCEAVNKPIAQSDLTTYDVYGELLQLRQQYPQTDLPRFALPTLLNWSRDEFRRRDALVQELQARLKQTGEPTKLLFWGSQRQQLLPAEENQIAQALTAARQAIMVLQPTAQQLALIISVELPTNRSETTALSALVNRLLNSPDYAGVAVKSSSWLHQQAELEQLLTAGKAYATIQDQFQDKLLPEAWDATTEALEVRENLMTYGEKWWRFLSSAYRRSKKKLAGWSKTVLPESTNEQLKLIDAILEANRQQKVIQQYQEFGQTIFGKQWRAERSDWPHLNILKNWLTDWHQDVTNQTVPATLLDYLAGEPNLASLQPHARQLEQHLLNHRARLAEVKQLLVLDEILRFGEENYLDALPFTNQVSLLEQWQTHLPELHQLVSWNNLTTRLQQEGLQEIVNQTLTWPEAGAYLYPAFRQTWLEALLEKAYAERPALQQFQRAGHEEVILKFNELDALMLAYNRAKLALAHWQRLPQHQAGGQLGILRREFEKKARHLPIRQLMTKAGNAIQAIKPVFMMGPLSIANFLPPECLQFDLVIFDEASQVKPVDAFGAIMRAKQAVVVGDSKQMPPTSFFDSLVNEEEVEEENITTDVESILGLFAAQGAPQRMLRWHYRSRHESLIAVSNQEFYENRLVIFPSPDAGRQEIGLIYHHLPHTFYDRGKTRTNPQEAETVAQAIMQHARTMPELTLGVAAFSMAQMQAIINQLETLRKTDPEAEAYFQAHPNEPFFVKNLENVQGDERDVIFISTGYGRTAEGNLTMNFGPLNSTGGERRLNVLITRARLRCEIFTNLSPDDIDLNRTPARGVQAFKTFLTYAQNGHLTTGENIIASEDEAAPFEEIVYQALTKLGYQLKPKVGSAGFYVDFAVVDPQEPGRYVLGIECDGATYYSARSARDRDRLRQSVLESLGWNLYHVWSTDWFRNPEAELNRLVAAIEQAMGKSSASKTPGSSAKLKPEDALVSRHTAASPEQKTGLPLYQVANLPIKNINMPLPEVPVATLAQWVWQVVQVESPVHVTEVSRRITEAAEVPKVGPRIKAALEAAINFGLQQNAYQRQGDFLWLPSMKQPEPRDRSQLPASARDLDVIAPEEIKLVIQKVITESYGINAEDIAPATSKLFGFPRLTDEFREQIDLLVEDSLRTGTLIRQERHIVRPRR, from the coding sequence ATGACTGCCGTATCCCAAGTAAGTACCCGTTTGGAAGCTTCGCGCCGCGATTTACTCGATTTAAGTTTACGTAATCCCCTCCTGAACTACCGGCCCTTGCAAGCCAAAGGAGTAGAAATTGTAAACGAAGTACCCGCCGAAGTGTACCGCTTGCTGGTGACCGAAGGCAAAGCCATGACCTTCCTGGCTCTGGATAGCAAAACGGCCAACAGCATCCTGGATACCATCCAAAACCCATTGGCAGATAGAAAAAGCCCCGGCGAAACGATAACCATTACCCCGGCCCAAACCGACAATAAGCTGCAAACCCGCGAAACCACGGCCAAACTGGAAAACCGCCTATTGCAGACCTATCATGCCTCCCGGCTGTTTGTGGAAGAACAAGGCATAAATATACTGTACCTGGCCCTAGGCACGCTTACTTGGTACGAAGCCAGCAACACCGAGGATGCAAGACAGGCGCCGCTCTTATTAATACCCGTTGAACTAGTGCGATCCTCGGCGCGGGAGCGGTTTCAATTGCGGTATACCGGCGGCGAAGTAGGCGAAAATTTATCATTGATTGCCAAGATGAAAGCCGATTTTGACCTTCATATTCCGGAACTGCCTGATACCGAAGAAGTAGATGTTACCGGTTATTTTGATGAAGTCTGGAAAGAAATTGTGGGGCGTAAAGGTTGGCTGATTAATTCTACGGCAATTGCGCTGGGCTTCTTCTCTTTCGGGAAATTTATGATGTACAACGACCTGGATGCCGCTAATTGGTCTGATGAAAAAGGTCCTGCGCGGCACCCTTTGCTGCAAGCCTTGCTGCACGAAAACGGCTTTCAGGAACCAGCTCCGCTCATCTCCGACGAAGACCACCTCGACCCGCATTTAAACCCCACCGAAGTACGTCAGGTTGTAGATGCCGATTCGTCGCAAACGCTGGCCATTCTGGATGTAAACCAAGGTCGCAATTTAATTATTCAAGGCCCTCCTGGTACCGGTAAATCGCAAACCATTACTAATCTTATTTCGGAAGCCATCGGGCAAGGCAAAACGGTGTTGTTCGTGGCCGAAAAAATGGCGGCTTTGGAAGTGGTAAAACGCCGATTGGATAAAGTTGGCTTGGGTGAAGCCTGTCTGGAATTGCACAGCCATAAAACAAATAAAAAAGAAGTAACCAAAGAACTCGCCCGTACCCTGAACTTAGGAAAGCCCAAGGTGAAAGAACAGGAAAGCGAACTAAACTTACTCTTGCAATTGCGCGAACGCCTGAACAGCTACTGCGAAGCCGTAAACAAACCCATTGCCCAAAGCGATTTAACCACGTACGATGTATATGGCGAATTGCTGCAATTGCGGCAACAGTACCCGCAGACAGACTTACCCCGATTTGCTTTACCAACCCTATTGAACTGGTCGCGCGATGAATTTCGCCGGCGCGATGCGTTGGTTCAGGAATTACAGGCCCGCTTAAAACAAACAGGCGAACCTACTAAACTATTATTCTGGGGAAGCCAGCGCCAGCAATTACTGCCCGCCGAAGAAAACCAAATAGCGCAGGCTTTAACTGCAGCCCGCCAGGCAATAATGGTGCTGCAGCCAACCGCGCAACAATTAGCTTTAATTATTTCGGTAGAATTGCCCACTAACCGCTCCGAAACCACGGCTTTAAGTGCCCTGGTAAATCGTTTGCTAAATAGCCCTGATTACGCTGGGGTAGCGGTAAAATCAAGTAGCTGGTTGCACCAACAAGCTGAGCTGGAACAATTACTAACTGCCGGAAAAGCCTACGCCACTATCCAGGATCAATTCCAGGATAAGCTGCTGCCCGAAGCCTGGGACGCTACTACCGAAGCGCTGGAAGTGCGGGAGAACTTAATGACCTACGGGGAGAAATGGTGGCGTTTCTTATCTAGTGCTTACCGCCGGAGCAAAAAAAAGCTAGCTGGTTGGAGCAAAACCGTTTTGCCCGAGAGTACCAATGAACAATTAAAATTAATCGATGCCATACTGGAAGCTAACCGGCAGCAAAAAGTTATCCAGCAATATCAGGAATTTGGGCAAACCATTTTCGGGAAACAATGGCGGGCGGAACGCTCCGATTGGCCGCATCTAAATATTTTAAAAAACTGGCTTACCGATTGGCATCAGGATGTAACCAACCAGACAGTACCGGCAACCCTACTCGATTATTTGGCCGGGGAGCCTAATTTAGCTTCTCTCCAACCACACGCCCGGCAACTGGAGCAACATTTGTTAAACCATCGCGCCCGCCTAGCCGAAGTAAAACAGTTGCTGGTACTGGATGAAATTCTCCGTTTTGGTGAAGAAAATTATCTGGATGCCTTACCATTCACCAATCAGGTTTCTTTACTGGAACAATGGCAAACTCATTTACCCGAGTTGCACCAGCTGGTAAGCTGGAATAATTTAACAACTCGCTTACAACAAGAAGGCCTGCAAGAAATAGTAAACCAGACCTTAACCTGGCCGGAAGCTGGCGCTTACCTGTACCCCGCTTTCCGACAAACCTGGCTCGAAGCGTTGCTGGAAAAAGCCTACGCCGAACGCCCGGCTTTGCAGCAGTTTCAACGGGCTGGCCACGAAGAGGTAATCTTAAAATTTAACGAACTAGATGCTTTAATGCTGGCGTATAACCGGGCTAAGCTCGCGCTAGCGCATTGGCAAAGATTGCCCCAGCACCAAGCCGGGGGCCAGTTAGGTATTCTGCGTCGCGAATTTGAGAAAAAAGCGCGTCATTTACCTATCCGGCAACTAATGACTAAAGCCGGGAACGCCATTCAGGCGATAAAACCGGTATTTATGATGGGACCGCTTTCCATTGCTAACTTTCTTCCGCCCGAGTGCTTGCAATTTGATTTGGTTATTTTCGACGAAGCCAGTCAGGTAAAGCCCGTAGATGCGTTTGGGGCTATTATGCGCGCTAAACAAGCCGTGGTAGTGGGCGATAGCAAACAAATGCCGCCCACCAGTTTCTTTGATTCGCTGGTAAACGAGGAAGAAGTAGAAGAAGAAAATATTACTACGGATGTAGAAAGTATTCTGGGTTTGTTCGCGGCCCAGGGCGCTCCGCAGCGCATGTTGCGCTGGCATTACCGCAGCCGCCACGAATCGCTGATTGCCGTATCTAACCAGGAATTTTACGAAAACCGCTTGGTTATTTTCCCGAGCCCGGATGCGGGCCGCCAGGAAATTGGTTTAATTTACCATCACCTGCCCCATACCTTTTACGACCGCGGCAAAACGCGCACCAATCCGCAGGAAGCCGAAACCGTAGCTCAAGCTATTATGCAGCACGCCCGCACCATGCCCGAACTAACCTTAGGCGTGGCTGCTTTCAGCATGGCGCAGATGCAGGCCATTATCAACCAACTCGAAACCTTACGCAAAACCGATCCGGAAGCCGAAGCCTATTTTCAGGCCCACCCCAACGAACCGTTTTTTGTAAAAAATTTAGAAAACGTGCAGGGCGATGAGCGCGATGTAATTTTTATCAGTACCGGCTACGGCCGCACCGCCGAAGGTAACTTAACCATGAACTTTGGCCCTTTAAACAGCACCGGTGGCGAACGTCGTTTAAACGTACTTATTACCCGCGCCCGCCTGCGCTGTGAAATATTTACCAACCTATCTCCCGACGATATTGACTTAAACCGCACGCCTGCGCGCGGGGTGCAAGCCTTTAAAACTTTTTTAACCTACGCACAGAACGGCCATTTAACAACCGGGGAAAACATTATTGCATCAGAAGATGAGGCGGCGCCCTTCGAAGAAATCGTTTACCAGGCCTTGACGAAATTAGGTTATCAATTAAAACCAAAAGTAGGCTCCGCCGGATTTTACGTGGATTTTGCCGTGGTTGACCCGCAGGAACCGGGCAGATATGTACTCGGCATTGAATGCGACGGCGCTACGTATTACAGTGCCCGCTCGGCCCGCGACCGGGACCGCTTACGTCAGTCGGTGCTGGAAAGTTTGGGCTGGAATCTGTACCACGTCTGGAGCACTGATTGGTTCCGGAACCCCGAAGCTGAACTAAACCGACTAGTAGCTGCCATAGAACAAGCTATGGGTAAATCTTCCGCGTCTAAAACGCCTGGTTCGTCGGCCAAATTAAAGCCAGAAGATGCCTTGGTTAGCCGGCATACGGCTGCAAGCCCGGAGCAAAAAACGGGTTTGCCCCTGTACCAGGTAGCTAACCTTCCGATTAAAAATATAAATATGCCCTTACCCGAAGTACCTGTAGCTACTTTGGCCCAGTGGGTGTGGCAGGTAGTGCAGGTAGAAAGTCCGGTACACGTAACGGAAGTAAGCCGGCGGATAACCGAAGCCGCCGAAGTACCTAAAGTTGGTCCCCGGATAAAAGCCGCCCTGGAAGCTGCCATCAATTTTGGCTTGCAACAAAATGCTTACCAGCGACAAGGTGATTTTTTATGGCTTCCCTCCATGAAGCAACCGGAACCACGCGACCGCAGCCAATTACCCGCGTCTGCCCGGGACCTGGATGTAATTGCCCCGGAAGAAATAAAGCTGGTCATTCAAAAAGTAATTACCGAATCGTACGGCATCAACGCTGAAGACATTGCGCCTGCTACCAGTAAGCTGTTCGGCTTTCCCCGGCTCACCGATGAGTTCCGGGAACAGATAGATTTGCTGGTGGAAGACTCACTCCGAACCGGCACCTTAATCCGCCAGGAAAGGCATATTGTACGACCGCGCCGGTAA
- a CDS encoding Gfo/Idh/MocA family protein — translation MTQQKIKVAIVGLGFGAEFIPIYQKHPNAIMYAICQRNEEKLNEIGDAFGIEKRYTDYAELLKDTEVDAIHINTPIQSHAEQSLAALRAGKHVACTVPMATTVEECRQIVEAVKETGKTYMMMETVIYSREFLFVKEMYEKGELGKLQFIRASHQQEMAGWPGYWEGLPPMHYATHCVGPVLALPKAQAEYVSCFGSGRIDENLISKYGSPFAIESCHIKLKDSDLSAEVTRSLFNTARQYRESFDVYGSKKTFEWTLIEHEDNVIHTGETPERVKTPDYAHLLPAEIQSFTQQGVYDSGDNQHLSFIQGSGHGGSHPHLVHEFLTALVENREPYPNAQQSANITCVGILAHESAMKGGEIIPLPDFTLA, via the coding sequence ATGACCCAACAAAAAATCAAAGTAGCCATAGTCGGATTGGGCTTCGGTGCCGAATTTATTCCGATTTACCAGAAGCATCCGAACGCCATTATGTACGCCATTTGCCAGCGGAACGAAGAAAAGCTGAACGAAATAGGCGACGCCTTTGGCATAGAAAAACGCTACACCGATTACGCCGAGTTGTTAAAAGACACGGAAGTAGATGCTATACATATTAACACCCCTATTCAAAGCCACGCAGAGCAATCGCTGGCAGCTTTACGGGCCGGCAAGCACGTAGCTTGTACCGTACCCATGGCCACTACCGTAGAAGAATGCCGCCAGATTGTAGAAGCCGTAAAAGAAACCGGCAAAACCTACATGATGATGGAAACGGTGATCTACAGCCGCGAATTTTTGTTCGTGAAAGAAATGTACGAAAAAGGTGAATTAGGTAAACTGCAATTCATCCGGGCTTCGCACCAACAGGAAATGGCCGGTTGGCCGGGGTACTGGGAAGGCTTGCCACCCATGCACTACGCTACCCATTGCGTGGGTCCGGTATTGGCTTTGCCGAAAGCCCAGGCCGAATACGTATCGTGCTTTGGTTCCGGCCGCATCGACGAAAACTTAATTTCGAAATACGGTTCTCCGTTTGCCATCGAGTCCTGCCACATCAAGTTAAAAGATTCCGATTTAAGCGCTGAAGTAACCCGTTCTTTGTTTAATACGGCTCGCCAATACCGCGAAAGCTTTGACGTGTACGGTTCGAAGAAAACGTTTGAATGGACCTTAATTGAACACGAAGACAACGTAATCCATACTGGCGAAACCCCCGAAAGAGTAAAAACCCCGGATTACGCACATTTACTGCCAGCAGAAATTCAGTCGTTCACCCAGCAAGGTGTGTACGACTCCGGCGACAACCAGCATTTGTCTTTTATTCAAGGTTCCGGCCACGGTGGCTCGCACCCGCACCTGGTACACGAGTTCTTAACCGCCTTAGTCGAAAACCGCGAGCCTTACCCCAATGCGCAGCAATCCGCTAACATTACCTGCGTGGGTATTCTGGCCCACGAATCCGCCATGAAAGGTGGCGAAATAATTCCTTTGCCGGATTTTACGCTGGCTTAA